The following proteins are encoded in a genomic region of Prosthecobacter sp.:
- a CDS encoding MFS transporter, protein MSQSSSGKADMKLFWACFIALVATSFVFGVRANTIGMLQDSFNLSEAEKGNINGAGMWPFALSIIFFSLVIDRIGYKTVAFIAATCHIVSLVLTLKASGYESFYWSTLLVAVANGTVESFINPVIATVFSKEKAKWLNILHAGWPAGLALGALFCALLPDTKLFFEAVWQFRFALCFIPVVLYALLILPRTFPVNERVAAGVSYRDMLKEVGAVGFFIIGSLAYFAVMQMIGHEASLKASLLAGLVVGVAAGAYTYSLGNWLFIIVLITIGPLATTELGTDGWMPELLKLSGPDFPNFATWIFVYVSVIMTVLRFYAGPIVHKFSPIGLLVVSAFIAVLGLNFLSNATGWTILVASTVYAFGKTFLWSTTLGLTSEQFPKGGALTLNGVSAVGVLFLGVLGSPYIGYKQDLDMDKRLSTPQHSALHEQIKGEPKPGIFGSAPTLDQEKIKALPAAQLQQLETVQAASKRNVFTTIALLPTFMAFCYVGLFLYFKSRGGYKPVALGHGEEGEPGF, encoded by the coding sequence ATGAGCCAGTCCTCCTCCGGCAAAGCCGACATGAAACTCTTCTGGGCCTGCTTCATCGCCCTCGTCGCCACCTCCTTTGTCTTCGGCGTCCGCGCCAACACCATCGGCATGCTGCAGGACAGCTTCAATCTCTCCGAGGCGGAGAAGGGCAACATCAACGGCGCGGGCATGTGGCCCTTCGCCCTGAGCATCATTTTCTTCAGCCTCGTCATCGACCGCATCGGCTACAAGACGGTCGCATTCATCGCCGCCACCTGCCACATCGTCTCTCTCGTGCTCACGCTCAAGGCCAGCGGCTACGAGAGCTTCTACTGGAGCACCCTGCTCGTCGCCGTGGCCAATGGCACCGTCGAATCCTTCATCAATCCCGTCATCGCCACTGTCTTCAGCAAAGAGAAGGCCAAGTGGCTGAACATCCTCCACGCCGGCTGGCCCGCCGGCCTCGCCCTCGGCGCGCTCTTCTGCGCCCTGCTGCCCGACACCAAGCTCTTCTTCGAGGCCGTCTGGCAGTTCCGCTTCGCGCTCTGCTTCATCCCCGTGGTGCTCTACGCCCTGCTCATCCTGCCGCGCACCTTCCCCGTCAACGAACGCGTCGCCGCCGGTGTCAGCTACCGCGACATGCTCAAGGAAGTCGGCGCGGTCGGCTTCTTCATCATCGGCTCTCTCGCCTACTTCGCCGTCATGCAGATGATCGGTCATGAGGCCTCGCTCAAGGCCTCGCTCCTCGCCGGACTCGTCGTCGGCGTTGCCGCCGGAGCCTACACCTATTCGCTCGGCAACTGGCTCTTCATCATCGTTCTCATCACCATCGGTCCCCTCGCCACCACCGAACTCGGCACCGACGGCTGGATGCCCGAGTTGCTCAAGCTCAGCGGCCCCGACTTCCCGAACTTCGCCACCTGGATCTTTGTGTATGTCTCCGTCATCATGACCGTCCTGCGCTTCTACGCCGGGCCCATTGTTCACAAGTTCTCGCCCATCGGCCTGCTCGTGGTGAGCGCCTTCATCGCCGTCCTCGGCCTCAACTTCCTCTCCAATGCCACGGGCTGGACCATCCTCGTCGCCTCCACCGTCTATGCCTTCGGCAAAACCTTCCTCTGGAGCACCACCCTCGGCCTCACCTCCGAGCAGTTCCCCAAGGGCGGTGCCCTCACACTGAATGGCGTGTCCGCCGTTGGCGTGCTGTTCCTCGGCGTGCTCGGCAGCCCCTACATCGGCTACAAGCAGGATCTCGACATGGACAAACGCCTGTCCACCCCCCAGCACAGCGCTCTTCATGAGCAGATCAAAGGCGAGCCCAAGCCCGGCATCTTCGGCAGCGCCCCCACCCTCGACCAGGAAAAGATCAAGGCCCTCCCCGCCGCCCAGCTTCAGCAGCTCGAAACCGTCCAGGCCGCCAGCAAGCGCAACGTCTTCACCACCATCGCCTTGCTGCCCACTTTTATGGCATTCTGCTACGTCGGCCTGTTCCTCTACTTCAAGAGCAGGGGCGGCTACAAGCCTGTTGCCCTCGGCCACGGCGAGGAAGGCGAGCCCGGCTTCTGA
- the mrdA gene encoding penicillin-binding protein 2 has translation MLPLCDLTMSRTLCRFLAAGLCALTVLSDPASAQVVLKAQPVVEPEKEAAAKPPPPPKEDLKASWQTQREARALTLSVPAPRGQIVDRHGIPFAQNRAANYLALVMPYMEGSSDAQVTAFARSTIDKVNQVLGKTWSLSDERVLLHYKHRRWLPLVFSVEEGLNVEITPDMEEKLKSLMGGSLVIQPAYLRHYPQGTTACHIIGYTGKTRPLPTGPIVDGDPVFEEMEGREGIETAFDSDLKGQPGIVNVLFSPDGKRLSEDVRRPPSPGRNVVLSIDYNFQKYAENALRKHTTSGAMVIMDVTNGDILAMASNPGFDLNEFVPGIRAKRYEELTKDPRLPLYPRAFRGEYPPASTFKIVTALGALDSGKVNTKTYFDCDNAMEIGNRVFKNWNKEGEGSMTVVTAIKRSCNTWFYRAALESGADYLSSMALRLGFGERTGIPLKAEGEGFVQSNAWTMQQRGHKMLPGDIANMAIGQGMVLATPLQVCQCMAGLGDGARIPQPRLVLQIQDLADRVVMAYEPKDRKRIDLNPDHRQAVINGMVAVVNGSGGTGHSAAIKQAEIAGKTGTAQWKIAKDQNLAWFTGFLPAGKPMFAFAVVYEGEPGEDVSGGRKAAPIVREVFTNIFEKAPADDPMLLAMKDVPKATIIEEEVLEKPTDIQVARPAPPPPPEKKGIGGFFRRLFGR, from the coding sequence ATGCTCCCTTTGTGTGATCTGACGATGTCGCGCACGCTTTGCCGGTTTCTGGCGGCGGGCCTTTGCGCGCTGACCGTGCTTTCTGACCCGGCATCCGCCCAGGTGGTGCTCAAGGCCCAACCGGTGGTGGAGCCTGAGAAGGAGGCCGCTGCCAAACCACCGCCTCCTCCGAAGGAAGACTTGAAGGCCTCCTGGCAGACGCAGCGCGAGGCACGGGCGTTGACCCTGAGCGTACCGGCTCCGCGCGGGCAGATCGTGGACCGTCACGGCATCCCGTTCGCGCAAAACCGTGCGGCGAACTACCTCGCGCTGGTGATGCCTTACATGGAGGGTTCCAGCGACGCGCAGGTCACCGCGTTTGCGAGATCGACCATCGACAAGGTGAACCAGGTGCTGGGGAAGACGTGGTCGCTGAGCGATGAACGGGTGCTGCTGCACTATAAGCACCGCCGCTGGCTGCCGCTGGTGTTTTCGGTGGAGGAGGGGCTGAACGTGGAGATCACGCCGGACATGGAGGAGAAACTCAAGTCGCTGATGGGGGGAAGTCTGGTCATCCAGCCGGCCTACCTGCGTCATTACCCGCAGGGAACCACCGCCTGCCACATCATCGGTTACACCGGCAAGACACGTCCGTTGCCCACGGGGCCGATTGTGGACGGCGATCCGGTGTTTGAGGAGATGGAAGGCCGTGAGGGCATCGAAACCGCGTTCGACAGCGATCTCAAAGGCCAGCCGGGCATCGTGAATGTGCTGTTCAGCCCTGACGGCAAGCGTCTTTCCGAAGACGTGCGTCGTCCGCCCAGCCCGGGCCGCAATGTGGTGCTCTCAATCGACTACAACTTCCAAAAGTACGCCGAGAACGCCCTCAGGAAGCACACCACCAGCGGTGCGATGGTGATCATGGACGTGACGAATGGCGACATCCTGGCCATGGCCTCGAATCCTGGCTTTGACCTCAATGAGTTCGTTCCCGGCATCCGCGCCAAACGTTATGAGGAACTGACCAAAGACCCGCGTCTGCCGCTCTATCCGCGTGCGTTTCGCGGCGAATACCCGCCTGCCTCGACCTTCAAGATCGTCACGGCGCTCGGCGCTCTCGACAGCGGCAAGGTGAATACGAAGACCTATTTTGACTGCGACAACGCGATGGAGATCGGCAACCGCGTGTTCAAGAACTGGAACAAGGAAGGCGAGGGCTCCATGACGGTAGTCACCGCCATCAAGCGCTCGTGCAACACATGGTTCTACCGTGCCGCCCTCGAATCCGGGGCAGATTATCTTTCGAGCATGGCGCTGCGGCTCGGTTTTGGCGAGCGCACGGGCATTCCTCTCAAGGCGGAGGGAGAAGGCTTTGTCCAGTCGAACGCCTGGACGATGCAGCAGCGAGGTCACAAGATGCTGCCGGGGGACATTGCGAACATGGCCATCGGTCAGGGCATGGTGCTGGCCACTCCCTTGCAGGTCTGCCAGTGCATGGCCGGCCTCGGTGATGGCGCGCGCATCCCGCAGCCGCGTCTGGTCTTGCAGATTCAGGATCTGGCGGACCGGGTGGTGATGGCTTACGAGCCGAAAGATCGCAAACGCATTGACCTCAATCCCGATCATCGCCAGGCGGTGATCAACGGCATGGTGGCTGTAGTGAATGGCAGCGGCGGCACGGGCCATTCCGCCGCCATCAAGCAGGCTGAGATCGCTGGCAAGACCGGTACCGCCCAGTGGAAGATCGCTAAAGATCAGAACCTCGCCTGGTTCACCGGCTTTCTGCCTGCGGGGAAGCCGATGTTCGCCTTCGCCGTCGTTTATGAGGGCGAGCCGGGTGAGGATGTCAGCGGTGGCAGAAAGGCCGCGCCCATCGTGCGTGAGGTGTTCACGAACATCTTCGAGAAAGCCCCGGCGGATGACCCGATGCTGCTGGCCATGAAGGATGTGCCAAAGGCGACGATCATCGAGGAGGAGGTGCTCGAAAAACCGACGGATATCCAGGTTGCGCGTCCGGCCCCGCCTCCACCGCCTGAAAAGAAAGGCATTGGTGGTTTCTTCCGCAGGCTGTTTGGCCGCTAG